The DNA region ctcatcatcatcgtcattgtTTTCACTAAGAAATGGGATCAACTCTTTTCTAGTCCTCTCCTCTCCAAGAGCACGAGCAATGACAGAAAGCCGTCTAATAGAGTTCAATCTAAGCTGAATATCATCGTTCTTAAGCTCGTCTATAAGCACGGCAATAGGATACAGAGGCTCATCAACCATAGACATCCTGACCAAATACTCAAATCACTCCCTACCTTTCTTCAACTAGTCCCTATATCAAAGAAAGATGTCTACAGAAGTCAGAATTAAACAATGCATATACTACCATCGATACAAAAGGCGATAAAGTTACAAACTTTAAACTCAATTTCTGCCTATGAGATCAATTCAAAGGTTAGTCAtttattctcaaaaaaaaataaaaaataaaaaataaaagcaccAGAATCAAACACGAAAAAGAAGACCTAGAGAACGATACTACAATTCATTGACGATCTAAGCAAATAAAATGGGATTATGAGAGATTCTCATATacatttgaaattgtttttgattgaagaaaaatgaaatgatCGAGATTTTACCGATTATGGTGTTTTCACTTTTCCCAGTTCGGAGCGATCTATCAATCAatcagagagagaagaaggagaatgagAGAGAACCGGaggagttcttcttctttctcagcaGAGCTAAACCGTCTCAAGCTCTGTGTACATTGAATTGGGCCTTTCAATGATACCAACTAAATGGGCTTacgtataatatataaaaggtcTACATACCAACTAATACGGCGTCGTTTTAATATATCTCTGGCTCGTTTGAAGGAAGCTTCTCACATGATGTCTTCTTCCTGTTcctggttttgacttttgatgaaCCCTTACCTGTATGATATGTGGAGTCCTATGggcttgtaagttgtaaccagACGACTCAATAAGTTGACCaattaaaatattctaaagCATTAGCGATTAGTCACTTAATTCTGTTTGGACTATTACAAATGTACTCActacaatttataaatttccTTTTAGCACACCTACAAATAAGTCATCATAATTTGTGAACATTAGTTGATATCTAACATAccaaatatatacaattttcCAATCATCAATTTCAATAGCAAATGTTCTCACTTCTCAGTCCCCTCAAACTAGAATGGATATTTTAAGCTAACCAATATTAAGGAcaggagagaagaaaaaaaaaagcatgaagCCAACATTACATTAGTAGCAGAGGGACACAATTGACAAAAGTTCGTACGGTCGGGTCACTTTACGTCTACAAAGTAAAGACAGCACACAGGAAAGGAAGTATCGTTTACAAAACCTCATGAACACATTGTGTTGCtgtattcaacatttttttagcTAGACATCATCAAATTGTCAATAGACTGGAGAGCTTGATTTGCGAAGAACCGTACATCAACGTCTGGGTCTTCACTTAGCTCCACCAAACATGGCCGTATCATGTTCTCCACAACCTGTCACagccaaataaaaaacaataacatttaAGTCTATATTCCATAATGAGAAGGATGTGGAATAATAAGCTGTTCTCTACTCGTgagaaccaacaaaaaaaaaaaaaaaaaaaaaaagacagtgcCGTGTGAATGGATACTAACCGATTGGTCAACTATCGGAATGAGGGATTGCATCATTTTGGCGACGTTAAACTTGATGTTTGGAACTCTGATAAGAGGACAGAGAAGATTTTTTACTTAGCTATTTACGAGCAATGAACTGAATCGATGAGATTTAATGTttcaagagagagagtgaaagacTTGCCTGTCTTTAGATGCGGTTATCACCGCAGGCAAGAGTCTGGAACATGTGATCTCGGATCCCATTACTGGCGCGAGAAGCGATACTGCACGAAGAATCGTCATCCGGTATAGATAGTGCGGATTGTTGATCATCTCTAGAACCTGCACAAATATGTACGCAATAGCAAAAATGATCGATTTGaaataaagtgaagaaaaaatgtAACACACGCTTCAGATTTCTAGGCAACCTGAGGAACTATATGCTGCATTGCCCATTCAGGACCAAACTCTTCAGCAAGACGCTTAAGATTGTTCGCAGCAGCTTCACGGATTGAGTGAACCTGACAATAGaaagtttacaaaaatttcaaatggtagaaaatatagatttaacTATCTGATGATTTAATGGGGGTAGAGAATGAGGGACCTTGTCTTGTAACCATTGCATGCAAAGAGCACCAAGCTTATCGTCAAAGAAGCCTACACCTAATTGGCTGGCCAACAATGGAATATACTCAATTATAGCCAGACGTACCCTCCAATGCCTGTCTTCAGCAAGTTCTACGATGGCTGGCAATAAAGATTGTGATAGTAGATCAATCCCAATGACCTGccaatattattaaaaaaaaaaaaaaaactccatcaTCATCTGAAAAATGGATGGACAAAGTGTCAAGTAGTCTTTGACTTGACCAAACCATGATATCTTGAATTCAATTTTGTGCAAAGAGATTAGTAACTTGATCGTAACAAACCTGGTTCACTTGGTCAAGTTTGCTGATAATGTTTAAGCGTACATCAGGAAATTCGTCCTTCAATAGAGAAAGAAATATTGGGAGAAGATGCTCAATTGTTGCATCCTGCAATGAATGTCAAAGCCAAGTTAGGAATGCATGgtttcaaacaaaagaaataatcgTTACCTTAAAGATGTCAAAGCCAAGTTAAAATATGCAACTAAATGatcttatatagaaaaatatagtCAACTCTGGTTGCGGGCTACTTCCGATCACAGTGAATCACTGTCAGTGACCAGGAAAAGAAGATAGATaaattatcattatcattatcttAAAGGTGCTAAAGCTGCATATAATATTACGAGCATTTTGACTCCAAACTACAGAGCGACATTGTATTGATTCCTCTTACCTTACCCAAGACTGGAGCCATCCCCATTATAACTGAGGCCAATGCAGATCTGACGTGCTGAGAAGAGTCTGACGATAATTCCTACGGGTAAATTTAACGATAAGCTAATAGTAATCAGAAAACACCAACGGTATATCGATCCTTTGGGCAATATGAGATTAATGAATTACTCCTAAGTGTGTACCTTTACACAGGGAAGGATGTGCTGGATCGCGAGTTCAGGGTTTAAAATGCGACAAAACTTGGTAACCTTTCCAGCAGCTGCTATCCGAACTTCAGCCTCATTATCACGAAGTAGACGAACATATGCAGGCACCAAATCCGTCCTTCACACACAAGGCACATAATAAGGAAATATAAACAAGAATTAGGGAAAACATACGATATCTAAGTTCAACCATCATTGCTTACCTAGTTGGCTCTGGTCCTACAGCTTCACAAAGTTCATAGAGCTGATTTGCAACCATATAACGCACACGCCATGACTTATCCTGCTCAGAGACAAAATATCAAGACAAAGCAGCACATAGATACAGTATCTGCCTAACAGCTTTCCAAGAAAGTTCACCCGCAGAAAATACTATCATATTAACACATTTACTCACCTGCGAGAAATTGACAATTACAGGAAGAATGTGTGTGACACAGTCCTGGGGCTCCAACAATTTCCCAAGAGCAGCACAACCCTCAACAGCCAATAATCTAACTGAATCTTGATCTGACATTAATGTCAATAAGATAGTCAAAAGCTATATGATCATCATACAAGTAAGACACTGAAACTAATACGTGGACAACGCTAGTACTGCTTAACTTCAACTAATGCTCAGTGTTCAATGCAGTATATGAACAGACTTGGTGAAAGTTTTTATGAGGTATATGCTGGCAAAACGAAACCATATAAAATCGGAAAACCTACCATCTTGCGTAAGATCCTCAAACATGGACATAATGTCAGTCTTCAAATGAGCTGATTCAATTGTAGCAGCAAACTTCCCCAAATTCGTTGCTGCAGCTCTGCGCACCATTGGCATGTCATCTTGACACAGCTGACTGTATATTGATCTTAGCTCCGCCTTTAGCTGATCTGGAGCACTTGGGTATGCAATATGAAAAATCCCGCATGCTGATACCCTGGCTGTGAACCACTCACCACCTGAAAGTCGCTGTTAAACAATGACGGTGTTCAGTAAGCTTAAATTGGTTGCACAGTATGCGCATAGCAATCATTTAAGTTTGATAAGAGGAGTAATAATTATCCTTATCTAACCTTAGCCAGAGGGAAGAAATGCTCAACCAAGTCATTCTCCCTCATCTGAGAACCAATTCTGCAAAGTGACTCTACAGCTTTTTCCCTCACACAAGTTTCCTCAACCGTCGAGAGAGTCTCCAGCGGTGGAAGCAAAACATGTGCATGCTCAACGCCTCCTACGTAAGGAATAAAAACACCCAACTCTTCCGCCATGGCCAGAAGcacctcatcatcatcgtcattgtTTTCACTAAGAAATGGGATCAACTCCTTTCTTGTCCTCTCCTCTCCAAGGGCACGAGCAATGATAGAAAGCCGTCTAATAGAGTTCAATCTAAGCTGAATATCATCGTTTTTCAGCTCGTCTATTAGCACAGCAATCGGGTACAGAGGCTCATCAGCCATAGACATCCTGACCAATACTCAAATCACTCCCAACCTTCCTCAACTATGGCTATATTCCTCAAATCACTCCCTACCTTTATCAACCATATGAAACACGGTGTACACAAAAGtcagaataaaacaaaatgctTAGACACCATCAATACAAAATACGATAAAGTTACAAACTTTAAACTCAATTCTGCCACTGAGATCAATTTAAAGGTAAGCCATATAACCTCAGAAAAAAGTGAGCATcagaatcaaaaacaaaaagaagaccTAGATACTACCATTAATACAAAAGACGATAAAGTTACAAACTTTAAGCTCAATTCTGCCTCTGAGATCAATTCAAAGGTAAGCCATTTAACCTCACAAAAAAATGAGCAATCAGAATCAAACACGAAAAGAAGACCTAGAGAGACGACAACAATTCATTGACGATCTAAACATATAACTAGATTATGAGATTCTTCTTTATATTCGAAATTGTTTCTAAATGAAGAAATGATCGAGATTTTTACCGATTACGCTGTTTTCCCAGTTCCGAACGATCTATTATCAGtcgagaagaaggagaatgagAGAACCGGAGCTCTTCTTTCTCTAAGCAGCTAGCCATCTCTGGCTGTTTACATAGAATTGGGCCTGTCAAGGATATCAAATTAATGGgcttacatataatatataaaaggccCATATATCTTATAAAACGCCACCGTtttaatatctctctctctcgtgtaTTAAGGAAGCTTCTCAGTGATGATGACgttgtcttcttcctcataAAAATAtcggaaaaggaaagaaaaaaaaaaaagtagctttCTCGCTCTCAAGGGTTTTATTTTCCCGCGCATTACTTCAGGCAAAAATGGCTCCTAAATCGGATAATACAGAAAGTATAATCCATCCTCTAattctctttgatcttcttcgaTGATTTAGTTCATCATCGTTACCcgatctggttttttttttttggtttcgtcTTCGTCAGTTTGATTACTCActtgtttacttgttttctCTGCAGGTATCGTACTCAACTTTGTAAACGAGGTGAGCACTTCCTCAATTTTTCTTATCCGAAACCCAATTTTTAAAACGGACCAAGGAACAGCTACGACtgtgaaatttgaaatttcgaAATTGAAATTGTGGTTAGGTTAAAGTACTCAGTGATGTTTTACAGGATATTGAATCTAGGAATCAACCACTTGatggcttttttatttttgtaatttaattagagATTTCGATggatgtgttgtttgttgtgttaCATTGTGATGCAGCAAAACCGACCTCTGAACACACAAAACGCAGCTGATGCTTTGCAAAAGTTTAACCTTAAGAAGACTGCAGTACAGAAGGCACTTGATAGCCTTGCTGATTCCGGGACAATCACATTCAAAGAGTATGGTGAGCAGAAGATTTACATTGCTAGACAAGACCAGTTTGAGATCCCAAACAATGAAGAGCTTGCTCAGATGAAAGAAGACAATGCCAATCTTCAAGAACAGCtccaggagaagaagaaaactatcACTGAAGTTGAGTCAGGTGTGAAACTTCTTACCTCATAGTCTTTAGATGTTGTGATATAGCTGCTTGTTCGGATCATGTTTTATCTTGTGTGTGACATTATCGCAGAAATCAAGAGCTTGCAGTCTAACTTGACACTAGAGGAGATACAAGAGAAAGATACCAAACTAAGGAAAGAGGTATGTGTTCTTACCTTTTGTCATTTCCTTGAGTAAGCTTGTAACAGGAAATAGCCTAGAAAAGTGATTCCAACTGTGTGTACCAGGTTAAGGAAATGGAAGAGAAACTAATCAAACTACGTGAAGGGATTACATTGGTGAGGCCAGAAGACAAAAAGGCTGTTGAAGATATGTACGCGGATAAGATTAATCAGTGGCGTAAGCGTAAGAGGATGTTCAGAGACATTTGGGATACTGTAACAGAGAATTTCCCCAGAGATATTAAGGAATTTAAGGTGCAGAATCATACATCTTTCACAGGGTTCTTCTTACAAATTACTTCAGCTTGATCCTCATGTTTAACTACTGTTACTTGGCAGGAGGAGCTTGGAATTGAATATGATGAAGATGTGGGTCTAAGTTTCCAGGCATATTCTGACCTAATTCAACATGGTAAAAAGAGGGGCAGAGGACAGTAATTTTGCAGGTAGGTTCTTTGAACTTGCTTCAGTTCTTAAACAAAACACATGCATATGCATCCTGCTCAACATATTTAAAGCTTATATCCGTAAAGAATACCGTAATCTTTTATCATTacccaaaaaaacagagaacataAAAAGCTTGTACAAAACTCAGCCACTAAACCATATGATTGCAcctgaaaaaattaaaatatttatacttcTTAGTATCCACGAACTCCTCTGGTCCTGACTGAAATCGGACTCTTCAACCCCGCTTTACGCAGAATAGGATCGTCAATTGAATGAACCATGTGATCCACATGTCCTGTAACCCCTCTATTTGTACCATCCATAAGACTTGGCTCATCTTTAACCTTAGTAATAGTATTACTCTTAACAATATAttgggtttcttcttcactATCGTAGATAACAGTATCCTTCTCCAATAGCTTCACAGGATCTTCACTAAATGACATCACTGGGACTTCATCAATAATTTCTTCTGAATCCGACATCGAACTCTTATATTCTGACCTCACATACCCTTTACCTTCTGAATAATCATCATCACCTTTCTGTTCTTGTTCCGATTCTTTGTTTTcagaatcattaaatgaattTTCCCCTTCTGGTCCACGAGGAGTGTCTGGTCCACGAGGAGAAAACTGAGAAAGCTCCACAGCCGCTCTTGCAGCCTCTGCTGCATGAGCCGCTGACTCAAACGCTGCTTGTGCAGCATCAGCCACATCTTTAtacttcttctttcctcttttgACCGAGTCAGATAAACCATAGCCTTCTCCATCTTCACTTGCTAGCTTAGCCTTAGTGACATCTGATGTTCCCTGCATATTTGTTGTTGCCTGCATATACCATACATTTGAATTGATTAGAACATAATTTGTcactttctattttctttgcGATTAAATGCAGATTTCCATACCTCAGTGGACGTAGAAGCTTCTTCTATTTTCAGAACAATGTTATTCTCTGCAGCGATCTCCTTTAAAGCCTTCA from Camelina sativa cultivar DH55 chromosome 3, Cs, whole genome shotgun sequence includes:
- the LOC104772293 gene encoding serine/threonine-protein phosphatase 2A 65 kDa regulatory subunit A gamma isoform-like, translating into MSMADEPLYPIAVLIDELKNDDIQLRLNSIRRLSIIARALGEERTRKELIPFLSENNDDDDEVLLAMAEELGVFIPYVGGVEHAHVLLPPLETLSTVEETCVREKAVESLCRIGSQMRENDLVEHFFPLAKRLSGGEWFTARVSACGIFHIAYPSAPDQLKAELRSIYSQLCQDDMPMVRRAAATNLGKFAATIESAHLKTDIMSMFEDLTQDDQDSVRLLAVEGCAALGKLLEPQDCVTHILPVIVNFSQDKSWRVRYMVANQLYELCEAVGPEPTRTDLVPAYVRLLRDNEAEVRIAAAGKVTKFCRILNPELAIQHILPCVKELSSDSSQHVRSALASVIMGMAPVLGKDATIEHLLPIFLSLLKDEFPDVRLNIISKLDQVNQVIGIDLLSQSLLPAIVELAEDRHWRVRLAIIEYIPLLASQLGVGFFDDKLGALCMQWLQDKVHSIREAAANNLKRLAEEFGPEWAMQHIVPQVLEMINNPHYLYRMTILRAVSLLAPVMGSEITCSRLLPAVITASKDRVPNIKFNVAKMMQSLIPIVDQSVVENMIRPCLVELSEDPDVDVRFFANQALQSIDNLMMSS
- the LOC104772311 gene encoding homologous-pairing protein 2 homolog, whose product is MAPKSDNTESIVLNFVNEQNRPLNTQNAADALQKFNLKKTAVQKALDSLADSGTITFKEYGEQKIYIARQDQFEIPNNEELAQMKEDNANLQEQLQEKKKTITEVESEIKSLQSNLTLEEIQEKDTKLRKEVKEMEEKLIKLREGITLVRPEDKKAVEDMYADKINQWRKRKRMFRDIWDTVTENFPRDIKEFKEELGIEYDEDVGLSFQAYSDLIQHGKKRGRGQ
- the LOC104772303 gene encoding uncharacterized protein LOC104772303 — translated: MGKKLDALLGRSFKINKFKSLLNLALTRLSILKNQRQVRLSQAISDVTELLKLGHHEHAYHRVDQLVKEQNTLDVLFFIHGYFTLCQDRIHLFEHNRDCPEELLEAVSGLLFAASRIGEFPELQEIRNVLISRFGKDLAARSIELRSNSGVDPKIIQKLSTRHPPREVRMKALKEIAAENNIVLKIEEASTSTEATTNMQGTSDVTKAKLASEDGEGYGLSDSVKRGKKKYKDVADAAQAAFESAAHAAEAARAAVELSQFSPRGPDTPRGPEGENSFNDSENKESEQEQKGDDDYSEGKGYVRSEYKSSMSDSEEIIDEVPVMSFSEDPVKLLEKDTVIYDSEEETQYIVKSNTITKVKDEPSLMDGTNRGVTGHVDHMVHSIDDPILRKAGLKSPISVRTRGVRGY